One window of Legionella pneumophila subsp. pneumophila str. Philadelphia 1 genomic DNA carries:
- the lem20 gene encoding Dot/Icm T4SS effector Lem20, whose protein sequence is MKSKEERFNEWRQEKAKSEQAYIKTVPLVEEYIKSFDTLAELRNDVANPNSEKIKKMDAHKRRTLGVLLYAKLKLDEVIEKISDSDSQEKDLLIELNNTLSKAYDNPKSDAKNRVKILIETTEHLLNIEHHSYPQLAKELCADLYALLCIAKRSLKKNEILASWFIDVHEINKKLEELLAKTEEKVESLDKILSEKLNESLETSPKDRTIQEHFNERFTEILSGDEKQRTKLDKLKMSLKEVAEGLSGIVELRKEKATIGEKIKKIEALLKTVEENDKKVTGRQYFLDLLASHKDHFNTLMSTEGGELKKQLAGKIEQLKNPDFYQTVSSTLLWGASWATSLGTVIYRQITPQAVQDRVSAYAPATLDSEAKALLQELARQQLIELKKQQSLKRDELVQRYSQLSSGSPELEKLIINATSDHLEQIAAATTETSKVLDGYDQIEIKLKDNVEKLKGNQLTRKQLSDFIEKNDTWIVKLSNWLAENIHEIFKSDTARMIDKARKAQQKLGEFERQYQTEIESEKAKIENNDSLSSEMKVFLKNQFEETKKTGGMEQKPQKNLSKETLQKLFVSLLPEHEEISSGVIFSPFN, encoded by the coding sequence ATGAAGAGTAAAGAAGAACGATTTAATGAATGGCGCCAAGAAAAGGCGAAATCAGAACAGGCATATATTAAAACTGTTCCATTAGTGGAAGAATACATTAAATCATTTGATACCTTGGCTGAGCTCAGAAATGATGTGGCTAATCCTAATTCTGAAAAAATTAAAAAAATGGACGCCCATAAAAGGCGCACTCTGGGTGTTTTACTCTATGCCAAATTAAAACTGGATGAAGTGATAGAAAAAATTTCGGATTCTGATAGCCAGGAAAAGGATTTATTAATTGAGTTAAATAATACTCTGAGCAAAGCGTATGATAATCCCAAATCGGACGCCAAAAACAGAGTAAAAATTTTAATAGAAACGACAGAACACTTATTGAATATCGAACATCACTCTTATCCACAATTGGCTAAAGAATTATGCGCAGATCTATATGCTCTATTATGTATTGCGAAGAGATCGCTTAAGAAAAATGAAATACTGGCAAGCTGGTTCATCGATGTTCATGAAATTAATAAAAAACTGGAAGAATTATTAGCAAAAACAGAAGAAAAAGTCGAAAGTTTGGACAAAATCCTGTCAGAAAAACTCAATGAATCACTTGAGACTTCCCCAAAAGACAGAACGATACAAGAACATTTTAATGAGCGTTTCACCGAAATTTTAAGTGGGGACGAGAAACAAAGAACAAAACTGGATAAGTTAAAAATGAGCCTTAAGGAAGTAGCTGAGGGACTATCAGGTATTGTGGAGTTAAGAAAAGAGAAGGCTACGATTGGTGAAAAAATTAAAAAAATTGAAGCTTTACTGAAAACAGTAGAAGAAAACGATAAAAAAGTTACAGGAAGACAATATTTTTTAGACTTACTAGCCAGCCATAAAGACCATTTTAATACTCTAATGAGTACTGAGGGTGGGGAGTTAAAAAAACAGTTAGCAGGGAAAATAGAACAACTCAAGAACCCGGATTTTTATCAAACTGTTTCTTCGACCCTTTTATGGGGCGCAAGCTGGGCTACTTCTTTGGGTACAGTCATTTATCGCCAGATAACTCCTCAAGCAGTTCAGGATAGAGTTAGCGCTTATGCTCCTGCAACACTGGATAGTGAAGCAAAAGCTCTTTTGCAGGAATTGGCAAGACAACAGTTAATTGAGTTAAAAAAACAACAAAGTCTCAAAAGGGATGAGTTGGTTCAGAGATATAGCCAACTATCAAGCGGTAGCCCTGAGTTGGAAAAATTGATAATCAACGCCACTTCAGACCATCTTGAGCAAATTGCTGCAGCAACAACAGAAACAAGCAAAGTTCTTGATGGATATGATCAAATTGAGATTAAACTCAAAGATAATGTAGAAAAACTTAAGGGAAATCAGTTAACTCGAAAGCAATTATCTGATTTTATTGAAAAAAATGACACCTGGATAGTAAAATTATCCAACTGGCTTGCAGAAAATATCCATGAGATATTTAAGTCTGATACGGCTCGCATGATTGATAAGGCTAGAAAAGCACAACAAAAGCTGGGAGAATTTGAAAGACAATATCAAACGGAAATTGAAAGTGAAAAAGCAAAAATTGAAAATAATGATTCATTGTCCTCAGAGATGAAAGTTTTTTTAAAAAATCAGTTTGAAGAAACAAAAAAAACAGGTGGAATGGAGCAGAAACCACAGAAAAATCTCAGCAAGGAAACTCTTCAGAAATTATTTGTTAGCCTGTTGCCTGAACATGAAGAGATCTCATCTGGGGTAATATTCAGTCCGTTTAATTAA
- a CDS encoding chitinase, whose translation MRYRRFLCLLNGMLLSSNVAAFSPSAPIFSPYVDLTINTHWDSQSQDMEPMDLISPAKKLGIKAYHLAFITDSGQCQPAWGAQQNYSVAKGWGKKQFDTLSREGVKLTVSFGGASGTDISYHCDKNQLINTFSQVANQYHANVLDFDIENGTANIPNLLQALKLFQKEHPDVLLSFTLPVMPEGLTSVGKEIITSAATLGLHFNVNIMAMDYGPAYSGDMGDYAISAATNLHQFLQEIYPDKKPEALWQMIEVTPMIGVNDVNTEQFTLSNAAQLKQFAQKNLLGGLSMWSFNRDKPCADKWASPVCSGNNLQSHDYEFVKYFQ comes from the coding sequence ATGCGATATAGACGGTTTTTATGTTTATTGAATGGCATGTTATTATCCAGTAATGTTGCAGCGTTTTCACCCTCTGCCCCTATATTCAGCCCTTATGTTGATTTAACGATTAATACTCATTGGGACTCGCAATCACAGGATATGGAGCCAATGGATTTGATTTCTCCGGCAAAAAAACTGGGGATTAAAGCTTATCATTTGGCTTTTATTACAGACAGTGGTCAATGCCAACCTGCCTGGGGAGCCCAGCAAAATTACAGTGTGGCAAAGGGATGGGGTAAAAAACAGTTCGATACTCTATCAAGAGAGGGGGTGAAACTCACCGTTTCATTTGGCGGAGCGAGTGGTACTGATATTTCCTATCATTGTGATAAAAATCAATTAATTAATACGTTTAGTCAAGTGGCTAATCAATATCATGCGAATGTTCTGGATTTTGATATAGAAAATGGAACAGCCAATATTCCTAATTTGTTGCAGGCTTTGAAATTATTCCAAAAGGAGCATCCGGATGTTTTGTTAAGTTTTACCCTTCCTGTGATGCCTGAGGGTTTAACTTCTGTTGGAAAAGAGATAATCACCTCAGCGGCTACTTTAGGCCTTCATTTTAATGTGAACATAATGGCTATGGATTATGGGCCGGCTTATAGTGGAGATATGGGGGATTATGCGATATCCGCAGCAACGAATCTCCATCAATTTCTCCAGGAAATTTATCCGGATAAAAAACCGGAGGCTTTATGGCAGATGATTGAAGTAACGCCAATGATAGGTGTGAATGATGTGAATACAGAGCAATTTACCTTATCTAATGCAGCTCAATTAAAACAATTTGCACAGAAAAACCTGCTGGGGGGATTGTCAATGTGGTCTTTCAATCGGGATAAACCTTGTGCTGACAAATGGGCAAGTCCTGTATGTAGCGGTAATAATTTGCAGAGTCATGATTATGAATTTGTGAAATATTTTCAGTAA
- a CDS encoding SRPBCC family protein, protein MKNLYIDPDITKASTISSEFYTSTEWFEITKEKIFSKTWQFCISTEELTTNRQLIPFTLLPGYLEEPLLFAKDELGTIRCLSNVCTHRGKILIEEPCVAHKIKCSYHGRRFNFCGELLHMPEFELTKDFPSNNDNLSQISTGILEPFLFASLSPVVPFHEVFAEIKERLFWLPMEKMRLDKEKCKDYVVKSHWALYCENYLEALHIPFVHPSLRKVIDCNTYTTELFRYCNLQLALASPDEVSFDLPKGAQDYGKQVAAYYFWIFPNTMLNFYPWGCSVNVVKPLSPELTQVSFLSFVLDESKFGKGAGGALDQVEQEDERVVESVQRGIKSRYYDIGRFSPTKEQGTHHFQRLLCEFLND, encoded by the coding sequence ATGAAGAATCTCTATATAGATCCTGATATTACAAAAGCTTCCACAATCTCTTCTGAATTTTATACATCAACGGAATGGTTTGAAATTACAAAAGAAAAGATATTTAGTAAAACCTGGCAGTTTTGTATCAGTACCGAAGAATTAACAACTAATAGGCAATTAATTCCTTTTACCTTGCTGCCTGGATATCTTGAAGAACCCTTACTGTTTGCAAAAGATGAATTGGGTACAATTCGTTGTTTGAGTAATGTATGTACCCATCGAGGTAAAATTCTCATTGAAGAGCCTTGCGTGGCGCATAAAATCAAATGCTCTTATCATGGCCGTCGGTTTAATTTTTGTGGCGAATTACTTCATATGCCTGAATTTGAACTCACAAAAGATTTCCCATCAAACAATGATAACCTAAGTCAAATTTCAACGGGTATTCTTGAGCCTTTTCTCTTTGCTTCGCTCTCACCAGTTGTCCCATTTCATGAAGTTTTTGCAGAAATTAAAGAAAGGTTGTTTTGGCTCCCTATGGAAAAAATGCGCCTGGATAAAGAAAAATGCAAAGATTATGTAGTTAAATCGCATTGGGCCTTATACTGTGAAAATTACCTTGAAGCGTTACATATCCCTTTTGTACATCCCTCGCTAAGAAAAGTAATCGATTGCAACACCTACACCACAGAGCTCTTCCGCTACTGTAATCTGCAATTGGCTTTGGCAAGCCCTGATGAAGTCAGCTTTGATTTACCCAAAGGGGCGCAAGATTATGGCAAACAAGTTGCTGCCTATTACTTTTGGATATTCCCCAATACGATGCTTAATTTTTATCCCTGGGGTTGTTCTGTGAATGTAGTCAAACCACTTAGTCCTGAGTTAACTCAGGTTTCCTTTTTATCTTTTGTTCTTGATGAATCAAAATTTGGGAAAGGCGCTGGTGGAGCACTTGACCAGGTTGAACAAGAAGATGAAAGAGTGGTGGAGTCTGTGCAAAGGGGGATAAAATCTCGCTATTATGATATAGGGCGTTTCTCCCCAACAAAAGAACAGGGCACTCATCATTTTCAAAGACTACTTTGTGAGTTTCTTAATGATTGA
- the lpnE gene encoding Dot/Icm type IV secretion system effector LpnE: protein MDMKKYILSLSLLTVINSSAIATTQEGEEAYNKGYYEKAFILLSPEADKGDAKAQYLLGKMYYNAQGVTYNPEKTEQLLLASANQGNVDAQVLLAGFYWYLNTPEGYKKAFEWYQKAADQNNADGQYGLGYMYDTGTGVPQNSDTAMVWYKKAAEQGNSNAALAIGYNYDTGTGVKKDKTQALNWYAKAADLGNASAQYNLGLMYEQGDGVPKDYQKAAEYFEKAANQGHAKSQLELGYLYDSGKLGKSDLQKAAFWYQKSADLGNANAQFNLADMYFYGDGVGKSLEQSVYWMQKAAEQGYGKAQNQLGIYYRDGIGVAADPVKAYAWFTAAKNNGFEKAASNASDLEKSMNPEDLSKARILGQQYTDNYKAKK, encoded by the coding sequence ATGGACATGAAAAAATATATTTTATCTCTTTCTCTACTGACGGTGATTAACTCTTCAGCTATCGCTACGACTCAGGAAGGTGAGGAGGCCTATAACAAGGGGTATTACGAAAAAGCATTTATTTTGTTGTCTCCTGAAGCGGATAAAGGAGATGCCAAGGCTCAATATTTGCTGGGTAAGATGTATTATAATGCCCAAGGTGTAACTTATAATCCGGAAAAAACAGAGCAATTATTACTTGCCTCAGCGAATCAAGGCAATGTCGATGCCCAGGTATTGTTAGCCGGTTTCTATTGGTACCTTAATACACCAGAGGGCTATAAAAAGGCGTTCGAATGGTATCAGAAAGCAGCGGATCAAAATAATGCGGATGGTCAATATGGCTTGGGCTATATGTATGATACAGGAACTGGTGTACCTCAGAATTCCGATACAGCCATGGTATGGTATAAAAAAGCAGCAGAGCAAGGCAACTCTAATGCGGCTTTGGCTATTGGTTATAATTATGATACCGGTACAGGGGTGAAAAAGGATAAGACTCAAGCTCTCAACTGGTATGCAAAAGCAGCTGACTTAGGTAATGCCAGCGCACAATATAATCTTGGTTTGATGTATGAGCAAGGGGATGGTGTTCCTAAAGATTATCAGAAAGCAGCAGAGTATTTCGAGAAAGCAGCGAATCAAGGTCATGCCAAATCGCAATTGGAGTTAGGTTATTTATATGATTCTGGAAAATTAGGTAAATCGGATCTGCAAAAGGCTGCTTTTTGGTATCAAAAAAGCGCAGATCTGGGGAATGCCAATGCGCAATTTAATTTAGCTGATATGTATTTTTACGGTGATGGGGTCGGTAAAAGCCTTGAGCAATCCGTATACTGGATGCAAAAAGCAGCTGAGCAAGGGTATGGTAAGGCTCAAAATCAATTAGGTATCTATTACAGAGACGGTATTGGTGTTGCTGCTGATCCTGTAAAAGCTTATGCTTGGTTTACAGCAGCCAAGAATAATGGCTTTGAAAAAGCGGCGAGCAATGCCAGTGATCTTGAGAAATCTATGAACCCAGAGGATCTGAGTAAGGCGAGAATTTTAGGACAACAATATACGGATAATTACAAGGCCAAAAAATAA
- a CDS encoding lpg2223 family Dot/Icm T4SS effector, with translation MVDEKNYFLKIDFARQRIIDLPAGEFKYYLYILLESIKSQNVPSRHEFLAVLLKLLDTLYKLKELKTSNFLDNQCPSSQLLKELMLHLCELQQVAKTHHFTAQVMVVLLHIGGIISAVALSVVGGLLGGILGFVNGLCEYKPVIGFLVGTFTGTVLGGLFGFRAPKKLFKNEIQRQIKFGLDGLGESLDNIKQEYSSSMFGPNKIKPFSFYLGQVETEIKQLFNDDSEYEEFLNHKIDYEINSFLASFIGESLLHGCVGHHAYIKINIKNREYLIEFTPQPTDTKEAPAQSETRTVSGKKIVEMLAYHKKLQETNPPTASFILTKMKPGDNDCFSYVNKILIGTNQQGATIKRFANMGLIGSLLGMGIETLSPFKPDFFQTTSSVRTHKEKMPGHSNDLSMNSLLPQ, from the coding sequence ATGGTGGATGAGAAAAATTATTTCTTGAAGATAGATTTTGCGAGACAGCGTATTATCGACTTGCCTGCAGGAGAGTTTAAGTATTATCTATATATTTTGTTAGAATCGATAAAATCCCAAAATGTCCCATCCAGGCACGAATTTTTAGCAGTACTGCTAAAATTGCTGGATACCTTGTATAAATTAAAAGAATTAAAAACTTCCAATTTTTTAGATAATCAATGCCCATCAAGCCAATTACTCAAAGAATTAATGCTTCACCTCTGTGAATTGCAACAAGTGGCCAAGACTCATCATTTCACTGCTCAAGTGATGGTTGTTTTACTGCATATTGGCGGTATTATTTCGGCTGTAGCTTTAAGCGTAGTCGGTGGATTGTTAGGAGGAATACTGGGTTTTGTTAACGGTTTATGTGAGTACAAACCAGTTATAGGTTTTCTTGTTGGAACATTTACCGGCACAGTTCTTGGTGGGCTTTTTGGTTTCAGGGCACCGAAAAAGCTATTTAAGAATGAGATACAGCGGCAAATAAAATTTGGTCTTGATGGTTTAGGTGAAAGCTTGGACAACATCAAGCAGGAATATTCCTCATCAATGTTTGGTCCAAATAAAATTAAACCATTTTCATTTTATCTTGGCCAAGTAGAAACTGAAATTAAGCAGCTTTTCAATGATGATAGCGAGTATGAGGAGTTTCTAAATCATAAGATCGATTATGAAATTAACTCCTTTCTGGCCAGTTTTATTGGAGAATCCTTGCTTCATGGGTGTGTAGGTCACCATGCGTATATAAAGATTAATATTAAAAATCGTGAGTATTTAATAGAATTTACCCCTCAGCCAACCGATACCAAAGAAGCTCCAGCTCAAAGCGAAACAAGAACAGTAAGTGGTAAAAAGATTGTAGAAATGTTGGCCTATCATAAAAAACTTCAGGAAACGAATCCACCGACAGCGTCTTTCATATTAACTAAAATGAAACCCGGTGATAATGACTGTTTCAGTTACGTCAATAAAATACTCATTGGAACAAATCAACAAGGCGCTACAATCAAGCGATTTGCCAATATGGGGCTCATTGGTTCTTTATTAGGAATGGGGATAGAGACTTTAAGTCCTTTTAAACCAGATTTTTTTCAAACTACAAGTTCAGTGAGAACTCATAAGGAAAAAATGCCTGGCCATTCGAATGATTTGTCAATGAATAGCCTGCTACCTCAATAA
- the ppgA gene encoding Dot/Icm T4SS effector PpgA yields MKEPRELNRQPNPEHMAQLIKDTPKDVWFHLAKYLPDHELLNLMQVDKRLNRFFKEGTPPKEIIKKIEHAPLKVVSSGVNTFILTQYHGKPLLLACGQNKDGQLGCGDTKIRTALTPVNIPESFASIESVQISLFHAVLWGRDKDNKPILATCGLNDKGQLGCGDYKSRALFTQVKLAEDITSIESVEINIFHSVILGHDKHNRPVLASCGSNHLGKLGCGDIKDKTTFTRMKLPTEIVSIDTLQMNWHTIVSGRDKNNKPVLAACGWNDRGQLGCGDKKERALLTPVKLPENIVSIQSAQIGTSRTTVLGRDKDNKPILTYCGWNERNQMGWSNTEDKTALTPAKLPENIVSIELMQISTSRTVILGRDKNNKPILAACGLNNHGQLGCGDIKTRTTLYPIKFPKDIVSIESVQISDNHTVILGRDKHKNPIIAACGLNNYGQLGCGDTKNRMLLTPIKLPKEIVCIDSVTVKYSSLFVSGRDKNHRPILAACGDNRYGQLGVPSKKLLTELTIVPTPILTLPATPKREASSRKEATEKALVFATHGSREQKPRKSNRILTAIIASFGRFFTGAHPHTPDSDKESPSPKRSA; encoded by the coding sequence ATGAAAGAACCTCGTGAACTTAATCGCCAACCCAATCCAGAACACATGGCTCAACTCATTAAAGACACGCCCAAAGACGTTTGGTTTCATCTCGCAAAATATCTTCCTGACCATGAATTACTCAACCTCATGCAAGTCGACAAACGCTTAAATCGCTTCTTCAAAGAAGGTACCCCCCCAAAAGAAATAATAAAAAAAATAGAACACGCCCCCCTTAAGGTCGTTTCTTCAGGCGTCAATACCTTCATTCTAACCCAATACCACGGCAAACCACTCTTACTCGCCTGCGGACAAAACAAAGACGGTCAATTAGGCTGTGGGGATACGAAAATTAGAACAGCACTCACCCCTGTCAATATCCCTGAATCATTTGCCTCCATCGAGTCGGTGCAGATCAGTCTTTTCCATGCAGTGCTTTGGGGACGTGATAAAGACAATAAGCCGATACTAGCGACTTGCGGATTAAATGATAAAGGTCAGCTGGGTTGTGGAGACTATAAGTCTAGAGCATTATTCACCCAAGTCAAATTAGCAGAAGACATCACTTCCATCGAATCAGTAGAAATCAACATTTTCCATTCTGTGATTTTAGGCCATGATAAACATAACAGACCAGTACTTGCATCCTGTGGAAGCAATCACTTGGGTAAATTAGGTTGTGGAGACATAAAAGATAAAACAACATTCACCCGAATGAAATTACCTACAGAAATTGTTTCCATAGATACTTTACAGATGAATTGGCATACAATTGTTTCAGGACGCGATAAGAATAACAAACCAGTACTGGCAGCTTGTGGATGGAATGATAGAGGCCAACTAGGGTGTGGGGATAAAAAGGAAAGAGCATTACTCACCCCAGTCAAGTTACCTGAAAACATCGTTTCCATCCAATCAGCACAAATTGGCACCAGTCGTACTACAGTTCTAGGTCGCGATAAAGACAATAAACCGATACTTACCTATTGTGGATGGAATGAAAGAAACCAAATGGGTTGGAGTAACACTGAAGATAAAACAGCACTCACCCCAGCAAAATTACCTGAAAACATCGTTTCCATTGAGTTAATGCAAATCAGTACTAGCCGCACTGTAATTTTAGGTCGCGATAAAAACAACAAACCAATATTGGCTGCTTGTGGGCTAAATAATCACGGTCAACTTGGGTGCGGTGATATTAAAACCAGAACAACTCTTTATCCAATCAAATTCCCCAAAGACATTGTTTCTATTGAGTCGGTGCAAATCAGTGATAACCATACGGTGATTTTGGGAAGAGATAAGCACAAGAATCCGATAATAGCAGCCTGTGGACTTAATAATTACGGTCAACTAGGCTGTGGGGATACAAAAAACAGAATGCTACTCACACCCATCAAACTGCCCAAAGAGATAGTTTGCATAGACTCCGTGACAGTAAAATACAGCAGCCTTTTTGTTTCAGGTCGTGATAAAAACCATCGTCCCATACTGGCGGCTTGCGGGGATAATCGCTACGGTCAACTTGGGGTTCCAAGCAAGAAACTTCTAACCGAACTGACCATCGTTCCCACACCCATTCTCACATTGCCTGCAACACCAAAAAGAGAGGCTTCTTCCAGGAAAGAGGCTACAGAGAAAGCTCTAGTCTTTGCTACCCATGGCAGCAGAGAGCAAAAACCCCGAAAAAGCAATAGGATACTCACTGCAATCATTGCATCATTCGGTCGTTTTTTTACTGGAGCACATCCTCATACTCCGGACTCCGATAAAGAAAGCCCTTCACCCAAACGAAGCGCCTAA
- a CDS encoding GH3 family domain-containing protein, producing the protein MNWKRFLIAAMTKKKYQFFLNDTKHPKEARERLWNSEIVPLLKKSSYWQELLKDQSSIVLNDFGITEYEDYQEGLLAAQHSTIQPFNGEELIFWSETSGTSGVRKFFPITDSFQKQFQRTMAPYIYSLTQRFPGFFKEKMLYLVAVDTHKTTPAGIPTGWISNFNYRHLPSFIKKFYAMPDEVFASHEAYNQWGPIYGLASDLSAVFAVTPMVIDAFYQRCIDGFKDYLPYLLGDKLLPSHLPPLKITRKRRRHLQALAKVDHLSFKQLWPSLEMAGCWTSGLCEYPAQQLQKLLGSEIKLVDGTYSATEGWLTVPVETNSVGGILHPGAHIVEFIPEGAAIEKENLLQCWELEVGKKYEVFLTTAMGFVRYRLKDIVKCTGYLNSSPKLEFCYKTQLLKLETCSITGKELQSAVQATLINLEPYWYFARNSVGNRIVLVTDDEAEISELPLKKLHEQLIHISPTYAHSVETEEVLPVTLLQLPKEKLLAGMHGQTKPKFISQEVIAER; encoded by the coding sequence ATGAATTGGAAAAGGTTTTTAATTGCTGCCATGACAAAGAAAAAATACCAATTTTTTCTGAATGATACCAAACATCCTAAAGAGGCCAGAGAACGATTATGGAATTCAGAAATTGTCCCGTTGCTGAAAAAATCATCTTATTGGCAGGAATTATTAAAAGATCAATCTTCTATAGTTCTTAATGATTTTGGAATTACAGAATATGAAGATTATCAGGAAGGATTGTTGGCAGCCCAGCATTCTACTATCCAACCTTTTAATGGTGAGGAATTGATTTTTTGGTCAGAAACTTCAGGAACATCAGGAGTTAGAAAGTTTTTCCCTATAACAGATTCATTTCAGAAACAATTTCAGCGTACAATGGCCCCGTATATTTACAGTCTAACTCAGCGATTCCCCGGCTTTTTTAAGGAAAAAATGTTGTATCTTGTCGCGGTAGATACTCATAAAACGACTCCTGCCGGTATTCCTACGGGATGGATTAGTAATTTTAATTATCGTCATTTGCCTTCCTTTATTAAAAAATTTTATGCCATGCCTGATGAGGTTTTTGCCAGCCATGAAGCATACAACCAGTGGGGACCCATCTATGGTTTGGCTTCTGATTTAAGTGCGGTATTTGCGGTGACGCCGATGGTAATCGATGCTTTTTATCAACGCTGCATCGACGGTTTTAAAGACTATCTTCCTTATTTATTGGGAGATAAACTTCTTCCATCACATCTTCCACCTCTCAAAATAACCCGGAAACGACGAAGACATTTGCAGGCTTTAGCCAAGGTTGACCATCTCTCATTCAAACAACTGTGGCCATCACTGGAAATGGCTGGATGCTGGACCTCTGGTCTTTGTGAGTATCCCGCTCAGCAATTACAAAAATTGCTGGGTTCTGAGATTAAACTGGTAGACGGTACTTATTCGGCAACCGAGGGGTGGTTAACAGTTCCTGTAGAGACTAACAGCGTGGGTGGAATTTTACATCCAGGTGCCCATATTGTGGAGTTTATTCCAGAGGGGGCGGCAATTGAAAAAGAGAATCTTTTACAATGTTGGGAGTTGGAAGTAGGGAAGAAATACGAAGTATTTTTGACAACAGCTATGGGATTTGTTCGCTACAGACTCAAAGATATTGTGAAATGTACCGGATATTTGAATAGTTCACCAAAGCTTGAGTTTTGTTATAAAACTCAACTTCTGAAATTGGAAACCTGCTCAATTACAGGCAAGGAACTGCAAAGTGCAGTCCAGGCAACCCTGATCAACCTAGAGCCTTATTGGTATTTTGCGCGCAATAGTGTTGGGAATCGTATTGTTTTAGTGACTGATGATGAGGCAGAGATTTCTGAGTTACCACTGAAAAAACTGCATGAGCAATTAATCCATATTAGCCCGACTTATGCTCATAGTGTGGAAACCGAAGAAGTTTTGCCCGTGACCTTGTTGCAACTTCCAAAGGAGAAATTATTAGCTGGCATGCATGGGCAAACCAAACCGAAATTTATCTCTCAGGAGGTTATTGCTGAGAGATAA